Proteins from one Vicugna pacos chromosome 25, VicPac4, whole genome shotgun sequence genomic window:
- the MROH6 gene encoding maestro heat-like repeat-containing protein family member 6 isoform X9, giving the protein MAGGVWGRPRGAPVGALTLTALAEGIRARQGQPPGPPSTSPQPESELESEVEPQRAAASPTAGSETFCRPPAQEPAPVIPHQTPQSSWEDGALGDLALYTAACLEDAGFAGTQATALTLSSVLEAQGERLEDQVRCLVRGLLAQVPSLAEGRRRRAVLRVLSALALEHPRDVATRALREMLAVSGCVGATRGFYPHLLLVLVTQLHELARGTCSPDTPKVWAPSYQGPPHSHASCTVEALRALLTGDGSRMVVTCMEQAGGWRRLVGAHTHLEGVLLLASAMVAHADHHLRGLFADLLPRLHSTDDAQRLTAMAFFTGLLQSRPTAQLLREEVILERLCTWQGDPEPTVRWLGLLGLGHLALNRRKVRHMSTLLPALLGALGEGDTRLVGAALGALRRVLLRPQAPVHLLSAELGPRLPPLLDDARDSVRASAVGLLGTLVRRARGRLWVGPRGPLRKLVLRSLVPLLLRLHDPSRDAAESSEWTLARCDQALRWGLLEEMVTVAHHNSPEALSRICQRLVQWYPSHVPSFLSQTQGYLRSPQDRLRRAAAVLIGFLVHHSSLSCVNQDLLDSLFQDLGQLQSDSEPSVVAAAQVSCQQVALLARTQHCPHCWRLLGLLRLPHLGQHHAHPARLPPVYEDSPFQHWSLAGHWDCSGPG; this is encoded by the exons ATGGCTGGGGGCGTGTGGGGCCGGCCCCGGGGGGCCCCTGTGGGGGCTCTAACCTTGACAGCTCTGGCCGAAGGGATCCGGGCCAGGCAGGGGCAGCCCCCGGGACCCCCTTCCACAAGCCCTCAACCTGAATCTGAGCTTGAATCTGAAGTGGAGCCCCAGAGGGCAGCAGCCAGCCCCACAGCTGGCAGTGAGACCTTTTGCCGGCCGCCGGCCCAGGAGCCAGCCCCAGTGATACCCCATCAG actcCCCAGAGTTCCTGGGAGGATGGGGCCCTTGGAGACCTGGCGTTGTACACAGCTGCCTGCCTGGAAGATGCTGGTTTTGCGGGGACCCAGGCAACAGCCCTCACCCTGTCCTCAGTCCTGGAGGCCCAGGGGGAGCGGTTGGAGGACCAG GTTCGTTGTCTGGTGCGTGGGCTGCTGGCACAGGTGCCCAGCCTGGCAGAGGGGAGGCGCCGGCGGGCGGTCCTGCGGGTGCTGAGCGCACTTGCCCTGGAGCATCCTCGGGACGTG GCCACTCGCGCCCTTCGGGAGATGCTGGCCGTATCCGGCTGCGTGGGGGCCACACGGGGCTTCTACCCGCACCTCCTCCTTGTTCTGGTCACACAGCTACATGAGCTGGCCCGGGGCACGTGCTCCCCTGACACTCCCAAGGTCTGGGCCCCATCCTACCAAGGGCCACCACACAGCCACGCCAG ctgcaCCGTGGAGGCCTTGAGGGCCCTGCTCACTGGTGACGGCAGCCGCATGGTGGTCACGTGCATGGAGCAGGCCGGTGGCTGGAGAAGACTGGTGGGAGCCCATACGCACCTGGAGGGTGTGCTGCTGCTGGCCAG TGCCATGGTGGCCCATGCCGACCACCACCTGCGAGGCCTGTTCGCAGACCTGCTGCCGCGGCTGCACAGCACGGACGATGCCCAGCGCCTCACAGCTATGGCCTTCTTCACTGGG CTGCTACAGAGCCGGCCCACCGCCCAGCTCCTGCGGGAGGAGGTCATCCTGGAGCGGCTCTGCACCTGGCAGGGCGACCCCGAGCCCACCGTGCGCTGGCTGGGCCTGCTTGGCCTCGGCCACCTGGCGCTGAACCGCCGGAAG GTGCGTCACATGAGCACACTGCTGCCCGCGCTCCTGGGCGCCCTGGGCGAGGGTGACACACGGCTCGTGGGCGCTGCGCTGGGGGCGCTGCGGAGGGTTCTGCTGCGGCCGCAGGCACCAGTGCACCTCCTGAGCGCAGAGCTGGGGCCACGTCTCCCACCCCTTCTGGATGAC gcccGGGACTCAGTCCGCGCCTCTGCGGTGGGGCTCCTCGGGACGCTGGTGCGGAGGGCCCGGGGCAGGCTGTGGGTGGGGCCTCGAGGCCCCCTGCGCAAGCTGGTGCTGCGGAGTCTCGTGCCGCTGCTGTTGCGCCTGCATGACCCCAGCCGGGACGCTGCTGAG AGCTCAGAGTGGACCCTGGCCCGCTGTGACCAGGCCCTGCGCTGGGGCCTGCTGGAGGAGATGGTCACTGTGGCCCACCACAACAGCCCTGAGGCCCTAAGCCGGATCTGCCAGCGCCTG GTTCAATGGTACCCAAGCCACGTGCCCAGCTTCCTGAGCCAGACCCAGGGCTACCTGCGGAGCCCACAGGACCGCCTGCGCCGGGCAGCTGCCGTGCTCATAG GCTTCTTGGTCCATCACTCGAGCCTCAGCTGCGTCAACCAGGACCTACTGGACTCCCTGTTCCAGG ACTTGGGGCAGCTTCAGAGTGACTCTGAGCCCTCTGTGGTGGCAGCAGCACAAGTGTCCTGCCAGCAGGTGGCACTACTGGCCCGAACACAGCACTGTCCCCACTGCTGGCGCCTCCTTGGCCTCCTGCGCCTACCCCACCTTGGCCAGCACCACGCCCACCCTGCTCGGCTCCCACCAGTCTACGAAGACAGCCCGTTCCAGCACTGGAGCCTGGCTGGCCACTGGGACTGCTCAGGACCAGGCTGA
- the MROH6 gene encoding maestro heat-like repeat-containing protein family member 6 isoform X7, producing MAGGVWGRPRGAPVGALTLTALAEGIRARQGQPPGPPSTSPQPESELESEVEPQRAAASPTAGSETFCRPPAQEPAPVIPHQTPQSSWEDGALGDLALYTAACLEDAGFAGTQATALTLSSVLEAQGERLEDQVRCLVRGLLAQVPSLAEGRRRRAVLRVLSALALEHPRDVVCALLPCSLPPDRAAAELWRSLSRNQRVNGQVLVQLLWALKGTAGPQPEALALHELARGTCSPDTPKVWAPSYQGPPHSHASCTVEALRALLTGDGSRMVVTCMEQAGGWRRLVGAHTHLEGVLLLASAMVAHADHHLRGLFADLLPRLHSTDDAQRLTAMAFFTGLLQSRPTAQLLREEVILERLCTWQGDPEPTVRWLGLLGLGHLALNRRKVRHMSTLLPALLGALGEGDTRLVGAALGALRRVLLRPQAPVHLLSAELGPRLPPLLDDARDSVRASAVGLLGTLVRRARGRLWVGPRGPLRKLVLRSLVPLLLRLHDPSRDAAESSEWTLARCDQALRWGLLEEMVTVAHHNSPEALSRICQRLVQWYPSHVPSFLSQTQGYLRSPQDRLRRAAAVLIGFLVHHSSLSCVNQDLLDSLFQDLGQLQSDSEPSVVAAAQVSCQQVALLARTQHCPHCWRLLGLLRLPHLGQHHAHPARLPPVYEDSPFQHWSLAGHWDCSGPG from the exons ATGGCTGGGGGCGTGTGGGGCCGGCCCCGGGGGGCCCCTGTGGGGGCTCTAACCTTGACAGCTCTGGCCGAAGGGATCCGGGCCAGGCAGGGGCAGCCCCCGGGACCCCCTTCCACAAGCCCTCAACCTGAATCTGAGCTTGAATCTGAAGTGGAGCCCCAGAGGGCAGCAGCCAGCCCCACAGCTGGCAGTGAGACCTTTTGCCGGCCGCCGGCCCAGGAGCCAGCCCCAGTGATACCCCATCAG actcCCCAGAGTTCCTGGGAGGATGGGGCCCTTGGAGACCTGGCGTTGTACACAGCTGCCTGCCTGGAAGATGCTGGTTTTGCGGGGACCCAGGCAACAGCCCTCACCCTGTCCTCAGTCCTGGAGGCCCAGGGGGAGCGGTTGGAGGACCAG GTTCGTTGTCTGGTGCGTGGGCTGCTGGCACAGGTGCCCAGCCTGGCAGAGGGGAGGCGCCGGCGGGCGGTCCTGCGGGTGCTGAGCGCACTTGCCCTGGAGCATCCTCGGGACGTGGTGTGTGCACTGCTGCCATGCTCACTGCCCCCAGACCG GGCGGCGGCCGAGCTGTGGCGCAGCCTGAGCCGGAACCAGCGGGTGAATGGGCAGGTGCTGGTGCAGCTGCTCTGGGCGCTCAAGGGCACGGCCGGACCCCAGCCGGAGGCTCTGGCG CTACATGAGCTGGCCCGGGGCACGTGCTCCCCTGACACTCCCAAGGTCTGGGCCCCATCCTACCAAGGGCCACCACACAGCCACGCCAG ctgcaCCGTGGAGGCCTTGAGGGCCCTGCTCACTGGTGACGGCAGCCGCATGGTGGTCACGTGCATGGAGCAGGCCGGTGGCTGGAGAAGACTGGTGGGAGCCCATACGCACCTGGAGGGTGTGCTGCTGCTGGCCAG TGCCATGGTGGCCCATGCCGACCACCACCTGCGAGGCCTGTTCGCAGACCTGCTGCCGCGGCTGCACAGCACGGACGATGCCCAGCGCCTCACAGCTATGGCCTTCTTCACTGGG CTGCTACAGAGCCGGCCCACCGCCCAGCTCCTGCGGGAGGAGGTCATCCTGGAGCGGCTCTGCACCTGGCAGGGCGACCCCGAGCCCACCGTGCGCTGGCTGGGCCTGCTTGGCCTCGGCCACCTGGCGCTGAACCGCCGGAAG GTGCGTCACATGAGCACACTGCTGCCCGCGCTCCTGGGCGCCCTGGGCGAGGGTGACACACGGCTCGTGGGCGCTGCGCTGGGGGCGCTGCGGAGGGTTCTGCTGCGGCCGCAGGCACCAGTGCACCTCCTGAGCGCAGAGCTGGGGCCACGTCTCCCACCCCTTCTGGATGAC gcccGGGACTCAGTCCGCGCCTCTGCGGTGGGGCTCCTCGGGACGCTGGTGCGGAGGGCCCGGGGCAGGCTGTGGGTGGGGCCTCGAGGCCCCCTGCGCAAGCTGGTGCTGCGGAGTCTCGTGCCGCTGCTGTTGCGCCTGCATGACCCCAGCCGGGACGCTGCTGAG AGCTCAGAGTGGACCCTGGCCCGCTGTGACCAGGCCCTGCGCTGGGGCCTGCTGGAGGAGATGGTCACTGTGGCCCACCACAACAGCCCTGAGGCCCTAAGCCGGATCTGCCAGCGCCTG GTTCAATGGTACCCAAGCCACGTGCCCAGCTTCCTGAGCCAGACCCAGGGCTACCTGCGGAGCCCACAGGACCGCCTGCGCCGGGCAGCTGCCGTGCTCATAG GCTTCTTGGTCCATCACTCGAGCCTCAGCTGCGTCAACCAGGACCTACTGGACTCCCTGTTCCAGG ACTTGGGGCAGCTTCAGAGTGACTCTGAGCCCTCTGTGGTGGCAGCAGCACAAGTGTCCTGCCAGCAGGTGGCACTACTGGCCCGAACACAGCACTGTCCCCACTGCTGGCGCCTCCTTGGCCTCCTGCGCCTACCCCACCTTGGCCAGCACCACGCCCACCCTGCTCGGCTCCCACCAGTCTACGAAGACAGCCCGTTCCAGCACTGGAGCCTGGCTGGCCACTGGGACTGCTCAGGACCAGGCTGA
- the MROH6 gene encoding maestro heat-like repeat-containing protein family member 6 isoform X3, with protein MAGGVWGRPRGAPVGALTLTALAEGIRARQGQPPGPPSTSPQPESELESEVEPQRAAASPTAGSETFCRPPAQEPAPVIPHQTPQSSWEDGALGDLALYTAACLEDAGFAGTQATALTLSSVLEAQGERLEDQVRCLVRGLLAQVPSLAEGRRRRAVLRVLSALALEHPRDVVCALLPCSLPPDRAAAELWRSLSRNQRVNGQVLVQLLWALKGTAGPQPEALAATRALREMLAVSGCVGATRGFYPHLLLVLVTQLHELARGTCSPDTPKVWAPSYQGPPHSHASCTVEALRALLTGDGSRMVVTCMEQAGGWRRLVGAHTHLEGVLLLASAMVAHADHHLRGLFADLLPRLHSTDDAQRLTAMAFFTGLLQSRPTAQLLREEVILERLCTWQGDPEPTVRWLGLLGLGHLALNRRKVRHMSTLLPALLGALGEGDTRLVGAALGALRRVLLRPQAPVHLLSAELGPRLPPLLDDARDSVRASAVGLLGTLVRRARGRLWVGPRGPLRKLVLRSLVPLLLRLHDPSRDAAESSEWTLARCDQALRWGLLEEMVTVAHHNSPEALSRICQRLVQWYPSHVPSFLSQTQGYLRSPQDRLRRAAAVLIGFLVHHSSLSCVNQDLLDSLFQDLGQLQSDSEPSVVAAAQVSCQQVALLARTQHCPHCWRLLGLLRLPHLGQHHAHPARLPPVYEDSPFQHWSLAGHWDCSGPG; from the exons ATGGCTGGGGGCGTGTGGGGCCGGCCCCGGGGGGCCCCTGTGGGGGCTCTAACCTTGACAGCTCTGGCCGAAGGGATCCGGGCCAGGCAGGGGCAGCCCCCGGGACCCCCTTCCACAAGCCCTCAACCTGAATCTGAGCTTGAATCTGAAGTGGAGCCCCAGAGGGCAGCAGCCAGCCCCACAGCTGGCAGTGAGACCTTTTGCCGGCCGCCGGCCCAGGAGCCAGCCCCAGTGATACCCCATCAG actcCCCAGAGTTCCTGGGAGGATGGGGCCCTTGGAGACCTGGCGTTGTACACAGCTGCCTGCCTGGAAGATGCTGGTTTTGCGGGGACCCAGGCAACAGCCCTCACCCTGTCCTCAGTCCTGGAGGCCCAGGGGGAGCGGTTGGAGGACCAG GTTCGTTGTCTGGTGCGTGGGCTGCTGGCACAGGTGCCCAGCCTGGCAGAGGGGAGGCGCCGGCGGGCGGTCCTGCGGGTGCTGAGCGCACTTGCCCTGGAGCATCCTCGGGACGTGGTGTGTGCACTGCTGCCATGCTCACTGCCCCCAGACCG GGCGGCGGCCGAGCTGTGGCGCAGCCTGAGCCGGAACCAGCGGGTGAATGGGCAGGTGCTGGTGCAGCTGCTCTGGGCGCTCAAGGGCACGGCCGGACCCCAGCCGGAGGCTCTGGCG GCCACTCGCGCCCTTCGGGAGATGCTGGCCGTATCCGGCTGCGTGGGGGCCACACGGGGCTTCTACCCGCACCTCCTCCTTGTTCTGGTCACACAGCTACATGAGCTGGCCCGGGGCACGTGCTCCCCTGACACTCCCAAGGTCTGGGCCCCATCCTACCAAGGGCCACCACACAGCCACGCCAG ctgcaCCGTGGAGGCCTTGAGGGCCCTGCTCACTGGTGACGGCAGCCGCATGGTGGTCACGTGCATGGAGCAGGCCGGTGGCTGGAGAAGACTGGTGGGAGCCCATACGCACCTGGAGGGTGTGCTGCTGCTGGCCAG TGCCATGGTGGCCCATGCCGACCACCACCTGCGAGGCCTGTTCGCAGACCTGCTGCCGCGGCTGCACAGCACGGACGATGCCCAGCGCCTCACAGCTATGGCCTTCTTCACTGGG CTGCTACAGAGCCGGCCCACCGCCCAGCTCCTGCGGGAGGAGGTCATCCTGGAGCGGCTCTGCACCTGGCAGGGCGACCCCGAGCCCACCGTGCGCTGGCTGGGCCTGCTTGGCCTCGGCCACCTGGCGCTGAACCGCCGGAAG GTGCGTCACATGAGCACACTGCTGCCCGCGCTCCTGGGCGCCCTGGGCGAGGGTGACACACGGCTCGTGGGCGCTGCGCTGGGGGCGCTGCGGAGGGTTCTGCTGCGGCCGCAGGCACCAGTGCACCTCCTGAGCGCAGAGCTGGGGCCACGTCTCCCACCCCTTCTGGATGAC gcccGGGACTCAGTCCGCGCCTCTGCGGTGGGGCTCCTCGGGACGCTGGTGCGGAGGGCCCGGGGCAGGCTGTGGGTGGGGCCTCGAGGCCCCCTGCGCAAGCTGGTGCTGCGGAGTCTCGTGCCGCTGCTGTTGCGCCTGCATGACCCCAGCCGGGACGCTGCTGAG AGCTCAGAGTGGACCCTGGCCCGCTGTGACCAGGCCCTGCGCTGGGGCCTGCTGGAGGAGATGGTCACTGTGGCCCACCACAACAGCCCTGAGGCCCTAAGCCGGATCTGCCAGCGCCTG GTTCAATGGTACCCAAGCCACGTGCCCAGCTTCCTGAGCCAGACCCAGGGCTACCTGCGGAGCCCACAGGACCGCCTGCGCCGGGCAGCTGCCGTGCTCATAG GCTTCTTGGTCCATCACTCGAGCCTCAGCTGCGTCAACCAGGACCTACTGGACTCCCTGTTCCAGG ACTTGGGGCAGCTTCAGAGTGACTCTGAGCCCTCTGTGGTGGCAGCAGCACAAGTGTCCTGCCAGCAGGTGGCACTACTGGCCCGAACACAGCACTGTCCCCACTGCTGGCGCCTCCTTGGCCTCCTGCGCCTACCCCACCTTGGCCAGCACCACGCCCACCCTGCTCGGCTCCCACCAGTCTACGAAGACAGCCCGTTCCAGCACTGGAGCCTGGCTGGCCACTGGGACTGCTCAGGACCAGGCTGA
- the MROH6 gene encoding maestro heat-like repeat-containing protein family member 6 isoform X10, producing the protein MAGGVWGRPRGAPVGALTLTALAEGIRARQGQPPGPPSTSPQPESELESEVEPQRAAASPTAGSETFCRPPAQEPAPVIPHQTPQSSWEDGALGDLALYTAACLEDAGFAGTQATALTLSSVLEAQGERLEDQVRCLVRGLLAQVPSLAEGRRRRAVLRVLSALALEHPRDVVCALLPCSLPPDRCTVEALRALLTGDGSRMVVTCMEQAGGWRRLVGAHTHLEGVLLLASAMVAHADHHLRGLFADLLPRLHSTDDAQRLTAMAFFTGLLQSRPTAQLLREEVILERLCTWQGDPEPTVRWLGLLGLGHLALNRRKVRHMSTLLPALLGALGEGDTRLVGAALGALRRVLLRPQAPVHLLSAELGPRLPPLLDDARDSVRASAVGLLGTLVRRARGRLWVGPRGPLRKLVLRSLVPLLLRLHDPSRDAAESSEWTLARCDQALRWGLLEEMVTVAHHNSPEALSRICQRLVQWYPSHVPSFLSQTQGYLRSPQDRLRRAAAVLIGFLVHHSSLSCVNQDLLDSLFQDLGQLQSDSEPSVVAAAQVSCQQVALLARTQHCPHCWRLLGLLRLPHLGQHHAHPARLPPVYEDSPFQHWSLAGHWDCSGPG; encoded by the exons ATGGCTGGGGGCGTGTGGGGCCGGCCCCGGGGGGCCCCTGTGGGGGCTCTAACCTTGACAGCTCTGGCCGAAGGGATCCGGGCCAGGCAGGGGCAGCCCCCGGGACCCCCTTCCACAAGCCCTCAACCTGAATCTGAGCTTGAATCTGAAGTGGAGCCCCAGAGGGCAGCAGCCAGCCCCACAGCTGGCAGTGAGACCTTTTGCCGGCCGCCGGCCCAGGAGCCAGCCCCAGTGATACCCCATCAG actcCCCAGAGTTCCTGGGAGGATGGGGCCCTTGGAGACCTGGCGTTGTACACAGCTGCCTGCCTGGAAGATGCTGGTTTTGCGGGGACCCAGGCAACAGCCCTCACCCTGTCCTCAGTCCTGGAGGCCCAGGGGGAGCGGTTGGAGGACCAG GTTCGTTGTCTGGTGCGTGGGCTGCTGGCACAGGTGCCCAGCCTGGCAGAGGGGAGGCGCCGGCGGGCGGTCCTGCGGGTGCTGAGCGCACTTGCCCTGGAGCATCCTCGGGACGTGGTGTGTGCACTGCTGCCATGCTCACTGCCCCCAGACCG ctgcaCCGTGGAGGCCTTGAGGGCCCTGCTCACTGGTGACGGCAGCCGCATGGTGGTCACGTGCATGGAGCAGGCCGGTGGCTGGAGAAGACTGGTGGGAGCCCATACGCACCTGGAGGGTGTGCTGCTGCTGGCCAG TGCCATGGTGGCCCATGCCGACCACCACCTGCGAGGCCTGTTCGCAGACCTGCTGCCGCGGCTGCACAGCACGGACGATGCCCAGCGCCTCACAGCTATGGCCTTCTTCACTGGG CTGCTACAGAGCCGGCCCACCGCCCAGCTCCTGCGGGAGGAGGTCATCCTGGAGCGGCTCTGCACCTGGCAGGGCGACCCCGAGCCCACCGTGCGCTGGCTGGGCCTGCTTGGCCTCGGCCACCTGGCGCTGAACCGCCGGAAG GTGCGTCACATGAGCACACTGCTGCCCGCGCTCCTGGGCGCCCTGGGCGAGGGTGACACACGGCTCGTGGGCGCTGCGCTGGGGGCGCTGCGGAGGGTTCTGCTGCGGCCGCAGGCACCAGTGCACCTCCTGAGCGCAGAGCTGGGGCCACGTCTCCCACCCCTTCTGGATGAC gcccGGGACTCAGTCCGCGCCTCTGCGGTGGGGCTCCTCGGGACGCTGGTGCGGAGGGCCCGGGGCAGGCTGTGGGTGGGGCCTCGAGGCCCCCTGCGCAAGCTGGTGCTGCGGAGTCTCGTGCCGCTGCTGTTGCGCCTGCATGACCCCAGCCGGGACGCTGCTGAG AGCTCAGAGTGGACCCTGGCCCGCTGTGACCAGGCCCTGCGCTGGGGCCTGCTGGAGGAGATGGTCACTGTGGCCCACCACAACAGCCCTGAGGCCCTAAGCCGGATCTGCCAGCGCCTG GTTCAATGGTACCCAAGCCACGTGCCCAGCTTCCTGAGCCAGACCCAGGGCTACCTGCGGAGCCCACAGGACCGCCTGCGCCGGGCAGCTGCCGTGCTCATAG GCTTCTTGGTCCATCACTCGAGCCTCAGCTGCGTCAACCAGGACCTACTGGACTCCCTGTTCCAGG ACTTGGGGCAGCTTCAGAGTGACTCTGAGCCCTCTGTGGTGGCAGCAGCACAAGTGTCCTGCCAGCAGGTGGCACTACTGGCCCGAACACAGCACTGTCCCCACTGCTGGCGCCTCCTTGGCCTCCTGCGCCTACCCCACCTTGGCCAGCACCACGCCCACCCTGCTCGGCTCCCACCAGTCTACGAAGACAGCCCGTTCCAGCACTGGAGCCTGGCTGGCCACTGGGACTGCTCAGGACCAGGCTGA
- the MROH6 gene encoding maestro heat-like repeat-containing protein family member 6 isoform X8, which produces MAGGVWGRPRGAPVGALTLTALAEGIRARQGQPPGPPSTSPQPESELESEVEPQRAAASPTAGSETFCRPPAQEPAPVIPHQVRCLVRGLLAQVPSLAEGRRRRAVLRVLSALALEHPRDVVCALLPCSLPPDRAAAELWRSLSRNQRVNGQVLVQLLWALKGTAGPQPEALAATRALREMLAVSGCVGATRGFYPHLLLVLVTQLHELARGTCSPDTPKVWAPSYQGPPHSHASCTVEALRALLTGDGSRMVVTCMEQAGGWRRLVGAHTHLEGVLLLASAMVAHADHHLRGLFADLLPRLHSTDDAQRLTAMAFFTGLLQSRPTAQLLREEVILERLCTWQGDPEPTVRWLGLLGLGHLALNRRKVRHMSTLLPALLGALGEGDTRLVGAALGALRRVLLRPQAPVHLLSAELGPRLPPLLDDARDSVRASAVGLLGTLVRRARGRLWVGPRGPLRKLVLRSLVPLLLRLHDPSRDAAESSEWTLARCDQALRWGLLEEMVTVAHHNSPEALSRICQRLVQWYPSHVPSFLSQTQGYLRSPQDRLRRAAAVLIGFLVHHSSLSCVNQDLLDSLFQDLGQLQSDSEPSVVAAAQVSCQQVALLARTQHCPHCWRLLGLLRLPHLGQHHAHPARLPPVYEDSPFQHWSLAGHWDCSGPG; this is translated from the exons ATGGCTGGGGGCGTGTGGGGCCGGCCCCGGGGGGCCCCTGTGGGGGCTCTAACCTTGACAGCTCTGGCCGAAGGGATCCGGGCCAGGCAGGGGCAGCCCCCGGGACCCCCTTCCACAAGCCCTCAACCTGAATCTGAGCTTGAATCTGAAGTGGAGCCCCAGAGGGCAGCAGCCAGCCCCACAGCTGGCAGTGAGACCTTTTGCCGGCCGCCGGCCCAGGAGCCAGCCCCAGTGATACCCCATCAG GTTCGTTGTCTGGTGCGTGGGCTGCTGGCACAGGTGCCCAGCCTGGCAGAGGGGAGGCGCCGGCGGGCGGTCCTGCGGGTGCTGAGCGCACTTGCCCTGGAGCATCCTCGGGACGTGGTGTGTGCACTGCTGCCATGCTCACTGCCCCCAGACCG GGCGGCGGCCGAGCTGTGGCGCAGCCTGAGCCGGAACCAGCGGGTGAATGGGCAGGTGCTGGTGCAGCTGCTCTGGGCGCTCAAGGGCACGGCCGGACCCCAGCCGGAGGCTCTGGCG GCCACTCGCGCCCTTCGGGAGATGCTGGCCGTATCCGGCTGCGTGGGGGCCACACGGGGCTTCTACCCGCACCTCCTCCTTGTTCTGGTCACACAGCTACATGAGCTGGCCCGGGGCACGTGCTCCCCTGACACTCCCAAGGTCTGGGCCCCATCCTACCAAGGGCCACCACACAGCCACGCCAG ctgcaCCGTGGAGGCCTTGAGGGCCCTGCTCACTGGTGACGGCAGCCGCATGGTGGTCACGTGCATGGAGCAGGCCGGTGGCTGGAGAAGACTGGTGGGAGCCCATACGCACCTGGAGGGTGTGCTGCTGCTGGCCAG TGCCATGGTGGCCCATGCCGACCACCACCTGCGAGGCCTGTTCGCAGACCTGCTGCCGCGGCTGCACAGCACGGACGATGCCCAGCGCCTCACAGCTATGGCCTTCTTCACTGGG CTGCTACAGAGCCGGCCCACCGCCCAGCTCCTGCGGGAGGAGGTCATCCTGGAGCGGCTCTGCACCTGGCAGGGCGACCCCGAGCCCACCGTGCGCTGGCTGGGCCTGCTTGGCCTCGGCCACCTGGCGCTGAACCGCCGGAAG GTGCGTCACATGAGCACACTGCTGCCCGCGCTCCTGGGCGCCCTGGGCGAGGGTGACACACGGCTCGTGGGCGCTGCGCTGGGGGCGCTGCGGAGGGTTCTGCTGCGGCCGCAGGCACCAGTGCACCTCCTGAGCGCAGAGCTGGGGCCACGTCTCCCACCCCTTCTGGATGAC gcccGGGACTCAGTCCGCGCCTCTGCGGTGGGGCTCCTCGGGACGCTGGTGCGGAGGGCCCGGGGCAGGCTGTGGGTGGGGCCTCGAGGCCCCCTGCGCAAGCTGGTGCTGCGGAGTCTCGTGCCGCTGCTGTTGCGCCTGCATGACCCCAGCCGGGACGCTGCTGAG AGCTCAGAGTGGACCCTGGCCCGCTGTGACCAGGCCCTGCGCTGGGGCCTGCTGGAGGAGATGGTCACTGTGGCCCACCACAACAGCCCTGAGGCCCTAAGCCGGATCTGCCAGCGCCTG GTTCAATGGTACCCAAGCCACGTGCCCAGCTTCCTGAGCCAGACCCAGGGCTACCTGCGGAGCCCACAGGACCGCCTGCGCCGGGCAGCTGCCGTGCTCATAG GCTTCTTGGTCCATCACTCGAGCCTCAGCTGCGTCAACCAGGACCTACTGGACTCCCTGTTCCAGG ACTTGGGGCAGCTTCAGAGTGACTCTGAGCCCTCTGTGGTGGCAGCAGCACAAGTGTCCTGCCAGCAGGTGGCACTACTGGCCCGAACACAGCACTGTCCCCACTGCTGGCGCCTCCTTGGCCTCCTGCGCCTACCCCACCTTGGCCAGCACCACGCCCACCCTGCTCGGCTCCCACCAGTCTACGAAGACAGCCCGTTCCAGCACTGGAGCCTGGCTGGCCACTGGGACTGCTCAGGACCAGGCTGA